A single Diachasmimorpha longicaudata isolate KC_UGA_2023 chromosome 10, iyDiaLong2, whole genome shotgun sequence DNA region contains:
- the LOC135166497 gene encoding high mobility group protein 20A-like — MSESVGVAEIVERNGDAGQASFNGETDDHLQKSPGSTEDKAPERVGQDSVSENPSKKSTPTSGSASRSKKRKKAPRDATAPKQPLTGYFRFLNDRRETVRAENPSMSFADLTKLLAAEWSSLPVEQKQQYLDAAEQDKERYNKEFSDYKQTEAYKLFTEKQSSEKCGEGKKERNGTAENNEPVEPPTPEKDADFSGFDIPIFTEEFLDHNKACESELRQLRKATSDHEAQNAVLQRHVDSLHAAVNRLESETNQQRTANQSLQRHLDALRGQLAGCFASIPLPGMNEGATPQNIDNYVEKLETLLNGNAEVSLRNALRSAVSRLELLG; from the exons ATGAGTGAATCGGTGGGTGTTGCAGAGATTGTAGAGAGGAATGGCGACGCAGGACAGGCTTCGTTCAATGGAGAAACGGATGATCATCTTCAGAAGTCACCAGGAAGCACAGAGGACAAGGCCCCAGA ACGAGTTGGACAAGACTCTGTGTCAGAGAACCCCTCGAAGAAATCCACTCCAACCTCAGGGAGTGCAAGTCGCTCCAAAAAAAGGAAGAAAGCCCCGAGAGATGCGACAGCCCCTAAGCAACCTCTTACCGGTTACTTCCGATTTCTCAATGACCGGAGGGAAACGGTGAGGGCGGAGAACCCCAGCATGTCCTTCGCTGACTTGACGAAACTCCTGGCTGCCGAATGGAGTTCCCTCCCGGTCGAACAAAAGCAACAGTACCTTGATGCTGCTGAGCAGGACAAGGAGAGATACAACAAAGAATTTAGTGATTACAAACAGACTGAGGCTTACAAGTTATTCACGGAAAAACAAAGCAGTGAAAAATGCGGAGAGGGGAAGAAGGAGAGGAATGGAACTGCTGAGAATAATGAACCTGTG gAACCACCGACTCCGGAGAAAGACGCAGATTTCTCTGGCTTCGATATTCCGATCTTCACCGAGGAATTTCTCGATCACAATAAAGCCTGCGAGTCTGAGCTACGTCAGCTCAGGAAAGCCACTTCTGATCACGAAGCACAGAATGCTGTGCTCCAACGTCATGTAGATAGCCTTCACGCAGCTGTCAATAGACTAGAGTCTGAGACAAATCAACAGAGAACTGCCAATCAATCGTTACAGCGGCATTTGGATGCTCTCAGGGGACAGCTAGCTGGATGTTTTGCTAGTATTCCTCTTCCAG GGATGAATGAGGGAGCAACACCTCAAAATATCGATAACTACGTTGAAAAACTGGAGACATTGCTGAATGGAAATGCAGAAGTGTCTCTTCGGAATGCCCTACGATCAGCAGTCTCTCGTCTAGAATTACTGGGATGA
- the LOC135166482 gene encoding protein MMS22-like: MEETTFSCSGKVTPSDPHLPPSSLLHRIHLNPILHPPSLTTFSSSTLTLFGCSHPAPTAINQLKHLIKLMEMNMRILNRHENLQELPQPHNAKDQSQMNYYHLRREILDFVVYIRNYFLSIQSELPYLQHPLTAELKSGFDEVLFSLRKFLARLKNISLHCSSSTSGNRCPQPGFHLFHLHLELRWVMITLVHQQTLQDQSQDQNERLDRALELFIQDLIFVSLKTFQRIDSSDLTMKTPFSCSCVRDLWLTLQITIPKIPQNIGGRTFWSYVNSTLDRIIQTNGGSNEEGLSWNDADKFPYKFDTKSPEIFSIWMVYHLTLLHTYPPEGSYPGSPILQESNCRQLEKILKAFLDKGGKEGERDEIDEELRTMIPLLKVMTLEFWKDKDSSVKIISYLWDCFHRRLDQPFLVQTAGPWSVSLEKKSPRDILKQVRERIYGENPKESSFGMFLKVLGTILKDNYEKREVKVWNQIRGRVYSKFSKNKVMEFSEVRLFNLISLLLTMGITADADNVVRVMMGLLPSPLEGDDESGRRVSLSFKGQLCGLALLMEKRLDLRAIGENLMAVVGVLSTRRDDLGRAMMSGFVETLSASFEKVERLDNGEHYLIGGWIDRYLLECPKNRAGTMLKMLFDLLNKSRALDLQNSGGKEMLEALWASGAARIRALVYDNDLTEENCEDIGKLAAAFTLEALRCPKMAEAQKHSAPSLFRHFTSTIYVKDVNISRIYLSIILENRAAVGELKKFLDNFDHLVIQVWLKCSISNMDGSTKTIKSYLVDVDPIRRLFPSWRDSLDFKTSNSSLLLFLNTLNTYRSSLTPSELPSFDKQIRTIFLTLEKWILTSIKSTTEDSPTSFFIYRCLGTIILTCASILYAPTPTNPLRVLITKVMLPAEDNSHLKLLAKKIFSMIILGLQTLFPRQDQILQKMIIELFNMYLPLLVIEQDRGFRIEQLINLFNKEMNDDFLEMVYDKLSMNYLMMENNELKKNSYLFMELTKGLLREGGRRALLEVIGGKVLRPMVEGFLRVHDLHPHRRQTLEVLKEIGANASYTPESIRTSLSSVVCGRVREMTKGCFEFLRGLTGVNRRLVQGVVDALEGVVEEAERGGVVNAGALRYALKQFLEFFERSDQGGINSKL; encoded by the exons ATGGAGGAGACGACATTCTCCTGCTCGGGGAAGGTCACCCCATCAGACCCCCACCTTCCCCCCTCAAGCCTCCTGCATCGCATCCACCTCAACCCCATCCTCCATCCGCCCTCTCTCACCACCTTTTCCTCCTCGACACTCACACTCTTCGGCTGTTCGCACCCCGCGCCCACCGCGATCAATCAGCTGAAGCACCTGATAAAGCTCATGGAGATGAACATGCGGATTCTAAACCGTCATGAGAATCTCCAGGAGCTACCCCAGCCCCACAATGCCAAAGATCAATCCCAGATGAATTACTACCACCTCCGCAGGGAGATCCTAGACTTCGTTGTCTACATTCGCAACTACTTCCTTTCCATTCAGTCTGAACTCCCCTACCTCCAGCATCCCCTTACCGCCGAGCTGAAGAGCGGATTCGACGAGGTCCTCTTCTCCCTGAGAAAATTCCTCGCGCGACTGAAAAACATCTCACTTCACTGCTCGTCCTCGACGAGTGGAAACAGATGCCCCCAGCCAGGCTTTCACCTGTTTCATCTCCACCTGGAGCTCCGCTGGGTGATGATCACACTTGTTCATCAGCAGACACTTCAGGATCAGAGCCAGGATCAGAATGAACGGTTGGATAGGGCCCTGGAATTATTCATCCAGGACCTCATCTTCGTGTCGTTAAAGACCTTTCAACGAATCGACTCATCAGACCTCACGATGAAGACTCCCTTCAGTTGTTCATGCGTTCGAGATCTGTGGCTGACCCTTCAAATCACCATTCCCAAGATCCCCCAGAACATTGGCGGTCGCACCTTCTGGAGCTACGTCAATTCCACCCTCGATAGGATTATCCAAACGAACGGAGGATCCAACGAGGAGGGTCTGTCCTGGAACGATGCTGACAAGTTTCCGTACAAATTTGATACCAAAAGCCCAGAGATCTTCAGCATCTGGATGGTCTACCACCTGACACTTCTTCATACGTATCCCCCAGAGGGCAGCTACCCCGGCTCCCCCATCCTCCAGGAGTCGAATTGTCGCCAGCTGGAGAAGATCCTTAAGGCGTTTTTAGATAAAGGAGGGAAGGAGGGAGAGCGCGACGAGATTGACGAAGAGTTAAGGACCATGATTCCACTTTTGAAGGTGATGACACTGGAGTTCTGGAAGGATAAGGATTCCTCGGTAAAAATCATCAGCTACCTCTGGGACTGCTTCCACCGAAGGCTCGATCAGCCTTTTTTGGTACAGACCGCCGGGCCCTGGAGTGTCTCGCTGGAGAAGAAGAGCCCCAGGGACATATTGAAGCAGGTCCGGGAGAGAATCTACGGGGAGAACCCCAAGGAGTCCAGCTTTGGAATGTTTCTCAAGGTGCTCGGGACTATTCTTAAGGATAACTATGAGAAACGCGAGGTGAAAGTGTGGAATCAAATTCGGGGAAGGGTCTACTCCAAGTTCTCGAAGAACAAGGTCATGGAATTCTCTGAAGTCAGACTCTTTAACCTGATTTCACTGCTTTTGACTATGGGGATCACTGCCGATGCTGATAACGTGGTCAGGGTGATGATGGGATTATTGCCTAGTCCTCTGGAGGGAGATGACGAGAGCGGACGGAGGGTCTCCCTGAGTTTTAAGGGACAACTGTGTGGGCTTGCACTTCTGATGGAGAAGCGACTGGATCTAAGGGCCATTGGGGAGAACCTGATGGCTGTCGTTGGTGTCCTTAGCACTAGGAGGGATGACCTCGGCAGAGCCATGATGAGTGGCTTCGTGGAGACTCTAAGCGCGAGCTTCGAAAAG GTGGAACGCCTGGACAACGGCGAGCATTACCTCATCGGCGGCTGGATAGATCGGTATCTCCTGGAATGCCCGAAGAATCGAGCTGGGACAATGCTGAAGATGTTGTTTGACCTGCTGAACAAGTCCAGGGCCCTGGATCTCCAGAACTCCGGGGGAAAAGAGATGCTGGAAGCGCTGTGGGCGTCGGGAGCCGCGAGAATTCGGGCCTTGGTATACGATAACGATTTGACCGAGGAAAACTGCGAGGATATTGGAAAACTAGCTGCTGCCTTCACCCTTGAGGCTCTCAGGTGTCCCAAAATGGCAGAGGCCCAGAAACATTCGGCCCCGTCCCTGTTCAGGCATTTCACATCAACGATCTACGTCAAAGACGTTAATATATCGAGGATCTACCTGTCGATTATTCTTGAGAATCGAGCGGCTGTTGGGGAGTTGAAGAAGTTTCTGGATAACTTCGATCATTTAGTGAtacag GTCTGGCTGAAGTGTTCGATCTCCAACATGGACGGTTCcacaaaaacgataaaatcgtacCTAGTGGACGTGGATCCAATCCGCAGGCTCTTCCCCTCCTGGCGTGATTCCCTAGACTTCAAGACCTCCAACAGTTCCCTACTCCTCTTCCTGAACACACTGAACACCTATCGCTCCTCATTGACGCCCTCCGAGCTTCCTTCCTTCGACAAGCAGATAAGAACGATTTTCCTGACCCTGGAAAAGTGGATCTTGACGTCGATAAAATCCACTACAGAGGACTCTCCCACATCCTTCTTCATCTACCGTTGTCTAGGCACAATAATCCTCACCTGTGCATCGATCCTCTATGCCCCCACGCCCACCAATCCCCTTCGCGTGCTCATCACCAAAGTAATGCTGCCGGCAGAGGACAACTCTCACCTGAAACTCCTCGCCAAGAAGATCTTCTCGATGATCATTCTAGGTCTGCAGACGTTATTCCCTAGACAGGATCAGATCCTCCAGAAGATGATCATCGAACTGTTCAACATGTATCTGCCCCTCCTTGTAATTGAACAGGACAGGGGCTTCAGGATCGAACAGCTGATCAATCTCTTCAATAAGGAGATGAACGATGATTTTCTGGAGATGGTTTACGATAAATTGTCAATGAATTATCTAATGATGGAGAACAacgaattaaaaaagaatTCGTATCTCTTTATGGAGCTGACGAAGGGACTGTTGAGGGAGGGAGGGCGCAGAGCTCTTCTGGAGGTGATTGGGGGTAAGGTGCTAAGGCCGATGGTCGAAGGATTTTTGAGAGTTCACGATCTCCATCCCCATAGGAGGCAGACACTGGAGGTGCTCAAGGAAATAGGGGCAAATGCTTCCTACACACCAGAGAGCATCAGGACAAGCTTGAGCTCTGTTGTTTGCGGAAGGGTGAGGGAAATGACTAAGGGATGCTTTGAATTCTTGAGGGGACTAACGGGGGTCAACAGGCGACTCGTTCAAGGGGTGGTTGATGCTCTCGAAGGGGTGGTTgaagaggctgagagaggagGCGTCGTCAATGCAGGGGCCTTGAGGTATGCGTTGAAACAGTTTTTGGAGTTCTTCGAGCGGAGTGATCAGGGGGGGATTAATTCCAAGTTGTGA